From Flavobacteriales bacterium, the proteins below share one genomic window:
- the rsmA gene encoding 16S rRNA (adenine(1518)-N(6)/adenine(1519)-N(6))-dimethyltransferase RsmA, translated as MTKKVRAKKSFGQHFLKDETVCEDLVAKLSGKGYESIIEIGPGMGVLTKYLIQKPEPTYVIEVDNESVDYLLLHYPQLAQRVIHADFLRIPFTEMFQGQVAVVGNFPYNISSQILFKILDHKDQIPEAGGMFQKELAQRVASQPGSKAYGVISVLMQAYYDIEYCFTVLPHVFDPPPKVDSGVIWLKRKENQDLGCDPKQFKTVVKQAFSQRRKTLSNALKPLLKDKTDWKEMEIFRLRAERLSVADFVGLTKYIYEQN; from the coding sequence ATGACCAAAAAAGTAAGAGCCAAAAAATCTTTTGGACAACATTTTCTAAAAGATGAAACGGTTTGTGAAGATCTCGTTGCCAAATTATCTGGTAAGGGCTATGAAAGCATCATAGAAATTGGACCTGGAATGGGTGTTTTGACCAAATATTTGATCCAAAAACCAGAACCCACCTATGTGATAGAGGTAGATAACGAATCAGTAGATTATTTACTCCTACACTATCCTCAGCTGGCTCAAAGAGTAATTCATGCAGATTTCTTAAGAATTCCATTTACAGAAATGTTTCAAGGGCAAGTAGCCGTAGTGGGGAATTTCCCATACAATATTTCTTCACAAATTCTCTTCAAAATATTGGATCATAAAGATCAAATTCCCGAAGCAGGAGGAATGTTTCAAAAAGAATTAGCTCAGCGTGTAGCATCGCAACCTGGAAGTAAAGCTTACGGAGTTATTTCTGTACTTATGCAAGCGTATTATGATATCGAATATTGTTTTACCGTTCTACCTCATGTCTTTGATCCACCACCAAAAGTGGACAGCGGCGTTATTTGGCTCAAACGAAAAGAAAATCAAGATTTAGGATGCGATCCAAAACAGTTTAAAACAGTAGTAAAACAAGCCTTTTCTCAAAGAAGAAAAACGCTTTCAAATGCTTTAAAACCTCTTTTAAAGGATAAAACAGACTGGAAAGAGATGGAAATCTTTCGCCTTAGAGCAGAACGATTAAGTGTTGCAGATTTTGTGGGACTTACGAAGTATATTTATGAACAGAACTAG
- a CDS encoding leucyl aminopeptidase — protein MNLNIHTNHEKSSTKVYCFFNNEDLELCGLEKHPRWDEISKKAKKLDFFAIEGKEETLCFQKVKQSDNKYRLLENFREIGSQLAAKLESQKVEEVALYNSFKKKKFDRALTEGLVLSLYQFDKYKSEKKENSLQKIALSNLNQEEVEELSALLEGVCHARDLVNEPQSYLTATQFAKDIQKLGVEAGFLVETWEKEMIEQMEMGGLLAVNKGSVEDPTFSILKHHPKEAVNKKPIVLVGKGIVYDTGGLSLKPTAKSMDFMKSDMGGAAAVVGAIYAIAKAKLPVYVIGLIPATDNRPSLDAYAPGDVITMMSKKTVEVLNTDAEGRLVLADALHYAKSLKPQEVLDAATLTGAAVASFGTEAICGMGNDENMLKQICKSGRKTYERVVPQPFWDEYAEGLKSSIADITNLGPREAGHITAGKFLENFVDYPWIHLDIAGPAFKHAKKNYQTVGGTGVGVRLFFDYLKDKV, from the coding sequence ATGAATTTAAACATACATACCAATCACGAAAAAAGTTCCACAAAAGTATATTGCTTTTTCAATAATGAGGATCTAGAACTCTGTGGGCTAGAAAAGCATCCAAGATGGGACGAAATTAGTAAAAAGGCGAAAAAATTAGATTTTTTTGCTATAGAGGGAAAAGAGGAAACGCTTTGTTTTCAGAAGGTAAAACAATCTGACAACAAATACCGATTATTAGAGAATTTTAGAGAAATAGGGAGTCAGTTAGCTGCTAAATTGGAATCCCAAAAGGTGGAAGAAGTAGCTCTTTATAATAGTTTTAAGAAGAAAAAATTTGATAGAGCTCTTACAGAAGGTTTGGTATTGAGTCTTTATCAGTTTGATAAATATAAAAGTGAGAAAAAGGAAAATTCGCTTCAAAAAATTGCTTTGAGCAACCTGAATCAAGAAGAGGTTGAAGAACTTTCTGCATTGCTAGAAGGAGTTTGCCATGCCAGAGATTTGGTCAATGAGCCACAGAGTTACCTTACTGCTACACAGTTTGCTAAGGATATTCAGAAACTAGGAGTGGAAGCAGGTTTCCTTGTAGAAACTTGGGAAAAAGAGATGATAGAGCAAATGGAAATGGGTGGACTATTGGCAGTAAACAAAGGATCTGTTGAAGACCCTACATTTTCTATTCTAAAACATCATCCAAAGGAGGCTGTGAACAAAAAGCCGATTGTGTTAGTGGGAAAAGGAATTGTATATGACACGGGAGGTTTGAGTTTGAAACCAACCGCTAAGTCTATGGATTTTATGAAGTCGGATATGGGTGGAGCTGCAGCAGTTGTGGGAGCTATTTACGCTATTGCAAAAGCTAAACTCCCTGTTTATGTGATCGGACTAATTCCTGCAACAGACAATAGGCCTTCGCTAGATGCCTATGCTCCTGGAGATGTAATTACCATGATGAGCAAAAAGACTGTTGAGGTTCTTAATACTGATGCGGAAGGAAGACTGGTACTTGCAGATGCTTTACACTATGCAAAATCATTAAAACCACAGGAAGTATTGGATGCAGCTACTTTAACGGGAGCTGCTGTAGCTTCTTTCGGAACCGAGGCTATTTGTGGAATGGGAAATGATGAGAATATGCTTAAACAGATCTGTAAATCGGGTAGGAAAACCTACGAAAGGGTTGTTCCACAACCTTTTTGGGACGAGTATGCAGAGGGTTTAAAATCGAGCATTGCAGATATTACCAACTTAGGACCAAGAGAAGCTGGACATATTACGGCAGGAAAATTCTTGGAGAATTTTGTTGATTATCCTTGGATTCATTTAGATATTGCGGGTCCAGCATTCAAACACGCTAAGAAGAACTACCAAACGGTAGGTGGAACCGGTGTGGGTGTAAGATTATTTTTTGATTATCTGAAAGATAAAGTTTAA
- a CDS encoding virulence RhuM family protein — MEQKNEQNLIIYNTSDGKASVALYAKDGQVWMNQKQIVELFATSKSNVSEHISNILKDNELNSHSVVRKFRTTAQDGKNYEVTFYSLEMILAIGFRVRSKRGTQFRIWANQNLKQYIVKGFIMDDERLKNPDGRPDYFDELLARIRDIRASEKRFYQKVKDLFKISSDYDSSDKATQMFFAETQNKLLYAVTHKTAAEIILSRADADQPNMALTNWKGSIVRKQDIYIAKNYLTEDEIDTLNRLVVIFLETAELRAKNRIDITMNFWRKNVDRILEFNDKKVLQGKGKISKAMMEKKVKEIYASFDQKRKIFEEEQADKQDLEELKNLEAKIKNEK, encoded by the coding sequence ATGGAGCAAAAAAACGAACAAAATTTAATCATATATAATACATCTGATGGAAAAGCATCTGTGGCTTTATACGCTAAAGATGGTCAAGTTTGGATGAATCAAAAACAGATAGTAGAACTTTTTGCCACCTCAAAATCAAATGTAAGCGAACACATATCTAACATATTAAAAGATAATGAATTGAACTCACATTCAGTTGTTCGGAAATTCCGAACAACTGCCCAAGATGGCAAAAATTATGAAGTGACTTTTTACAGTCTAGAAATGATTTTGGCGATAGGATTTAGGGTGAGAAGTAAGCGAGGTACACAATTTAGAATTTGGGCAAATCAAAATCTAAAACAATATATTGTCAAAGGATTTATAATGGATGATGAGCGCCTGAAAAACCCTGATGGCAGACCCGATTATTTTGATGAGTTACTTGCCCGTATTCGTGATATACGTGCTTCCGAAAAAAGATTTTATCAGAAAGTAAAAGACTTATTCAAAATTTCTAGTGACTACGATTCGTCTGATAAAGCCACACAAATGTTTTTTGCAGAAACACAAAATAAATTGCTTTATGCCGTTACTCATAAAACGGCTGCCGAAATAATACTATCAAGAGCTGATGCAGACCAACCTAATATGGCATTAACCAATTGGAAAGGAAGCATAGTGCGTAAACAAGACATTTATATTGCTAAAAACTATTTAACAGAAGACGAAATAGATACACTAAACAGACTCGTTGTTATATTCCTCGAAACCGCAGAACTCAGAGCCAAAAACAGAATAGATATTACAATGAATTTCTGGCGTAAAAACGTGGATAGAATTCTTGAGTTTAACGATAAAAAAGTATTACAAGGAAAAGGTAAAATCAGTAAAGCTATGATGGAAAAGAAAGTAAAAGAAATCTACGCATCTTTCGATCAGAAAAGAAAAATATTTGAAGAAGAACAAGCTGATAAGCAAGACTTGGAAGAACTAAAAAATTTAGAGGCTAAAATCAAAAATGAAAAATAA